In Micromonospora sp. NBC_01813, the following are encoded in one genomic region:
- a CDS encoding helix-turn-helix domain-containing protein, with protein sequence MTTDTGSTVPRRQLGRHLRQLREEARMTVKAAATALEWSTPKIWRIETGATSMRSLDVEAMCKIYGALPEITEALMGLAKETRARGWWHSYGDAIPEWFELYVGLESGATRLRKYEAHLVPGLLQTKAYATRVYEAGRPDMKRDEIDRGVALRLDRQALLTRASPPAPQLDIILDEAVLRREIDAEQLNRIVTVSRQPNVAVRVVPFSAGLHRAMLANGAFTILDFDGSDEPTIIYSDGLTGALYLDKPAEVATYEEVWSAIGSTALSEAQSRKLIASIAEELS encoded by the coding sequence GTGACGACGGACACCGGCTCGACGGTCCCGAGGCGACAGCTCGGCAGGCATCTGCGACAGCTCCGCGAGGAGGCACGCATGACGGTGAAGGCCGCCGCCACCGCTTTGGAGTGGTCCACTCCGAAGATCTGGCGCATCGAAACCGGTGCCACGTCGATGCGGTCCCTCGACGTCGAAGCGATGTGCAAGATTTACGGAGCGTTACCAGAAATCACTGAGGCGTTGATGGGTCTCGCCAAGGAGACCAGGGCCCGCGGCTGGTGGCATTCGTACGGCGATGCCATCCCCGAGTGGTTCGAGCTGTACGTCGGGCTTGAGTCCGGCGCGACCCGGCTCCGCAAGTACGAAGCGCACCTGGTCCCCGGCCTGCTGCAGACCAAGGCGTACGCCACCCGGGTATACGAGGCCGGACGCCCCGACATGAAGCGCGACGAGATCGACCGAGGAGTGGCGTTGCGACTCGATCGACAGGCGTTGCTGACCCGGGCCAGCCCACCCGCGCCGCAACTCGACATCATCCTCGACGAGGCCGTGCTCCGCCGTGAGATCGACGCCGAGCAGCTCAACCGGATCGTCACGGTCAGCCGCCAGCCCAACGTCGCCGTCCGGGTGGTGCCGTTCAGCGCCGGACTACACCGCGCCATGTTGGCGAACGGTGCGTTCACCATCCTGGACTTCGACGGCTCCGACGAGCCGACGATCATCTACTCCGACGGCCTGACCGGTGCCCTCTACCTCGACAAGCCCGCCGAGGTGGCGACATACGAAGAAGTCTGGTCAGCCATCGGCTCCACGGCACTGAGCGAGGCCCAGTCTCGCAAACTCATCGCATCGATCGCGGAGGAACTGTCATGA
- a CDS encoding GNAT family N-acetyltransferase produces the protein MTAIHPAAVMIRTAGLDDIAQAATLLTEAFLIAPVSQWLIGDLDARASVFRTLFTLELDHAIRSGGAVYVAGQFSGVAIWLPRGRRIATDPDTVSEHELQLLIAAGQWQPRFAALARMLSAHHPWQPHWHLAYLAVAPWRQGGGLGSALLRHHHRHLDGHGTPAYLEATTPRNRDLYLRHGYRPHGPMRLPDGPPVWPMWREPQPQPEHH, from the coding sequence ATGACCGCGATCCACCCAGCCGCCGTGATGATCCGTACCGCTGGACTGGACGACATCGCGCAAGCGGCCACGCTGCTCACCGAGGCGTTCCTGATCGCCCCGGTGTCGCAGTGGCTGATCGGCGACCTCGACGCACGCGCCAGCGTCTTCCGGACCCTGTTCACCCTCGAACTCGACCACGCGATCCGGTCCGGTGGTGCGGTCTACGTCGCCGGCCAGTTCAGCGGCGTCGCCATCTGGCTTCCCCGGGGCCGACGCATCGCCACCGATCCGGATACGGTCAGCGAACACGAGTTGCAGCTGTTGATCGCCGCCGGGCAGTGGCAGCCGCGCTTCGCCGCCCTCGCCCGGATGCTCTCGGCGCACCACCCATGGCAACCACACTGGCATCTGGCGTACCTGGCGGTGGCCCCCTGGCGGCAGGGCGGCGGACTCGGCAGCGCGCTACTGCGGCACCACCACCGCCATCTGGACGGCCACGGCACCCCGGCCTATCTGGAGGCGACGACGCCCCGCAACCGGGATCTGTATCTGCGCCACGGCTACCGTCCGCACGGTCCGATGCGGTTGCCCGACGGCCCACCGGTCTGGCCGATGTGGCGCGAGCCGCAGCCACAGCCCGAGCACCACTGA
- a CDS encoding glycosyltransferase, giving the protein MADKTAGDAIRAGGPASARFGRADHRRWWWRIRLDERSAGQPLPARTGMARRVLVDADSVAALRGLLTEPAAVTPVRQLTVRVRRWRPPAPGWSGRLGSVAGIRRHRVRLPHGGGAARVSVELAAPVPLYVLLSAVLAVLAPVRPLPRPASADVTAIGVVPAWLPLTANHSVAGQLAVNPEIRGYDVVLAPDAAALAAGPDLVGVAVTAGDTGARVTNRQPVVLIDPAVANPIGRGRRYGPAEPTGVLELRSGEPAPGWSVRAADAPSGSVPLAQGRLDGVPLSGDQLAAVRRFGQLICPEVPATEPAAEAVLLAQLAATGAVLRLPQVPPSVADRLAEPLLELIGSDLPGVGADPLEWEIRSVRQRSAALRGHAAAFAAGDVTAGAFPSLAAPPSVSAVLVTRRPEYLPEVVRQLAGQSYPELEIVLCLHGIELAADVRSRLAECGRPIQIFSAPAGFSFGEVMGAATARARGSLVTKVDDDDVYGPEHVWDLVLAREFSGATLVGKAAEFVVLQTLGVTVRRAAVPPEAYGAPVAGGTMLMARGDLEAVGGWRPVPRSVDRGLMDRVLRAGGLIYRTHPLGYLYERRAAGHTWDAGLDYFLRRAGQQWDGVPRHREFGTAPQVPQGAGQRR; this is encoded by the coding sequence GTGGCGGACAAGACGGCGGGCGACGCCATCCGGGCCGGGGGGCCGGCTTCCGCCCGGTTCGGGCGGGCGGACCATCGCCGCTGGTGGTGGCGGATCCGGCTGGATGAGCGGTCGGCGGGGCAGCCGCTACCGGCTCGCACCGGGATGGCCCGGCGGGTGCTGGTCGACGCCGACTCGGTGGCCGCGCTCCGCGGGTTGCTCACCGAGCCGGCCGCCGTCACCCCGGTGCGGCAGTTGACCGTACGGGTACGACGGTGGCGTCCGCCGGCACCGGGCTGGTCGGGACGACTCGGGTCGGTCGCCGGCATCCGCCGGCACCGGGTTCGGCTGCCGCACGGTGGCGGTGCCGCCCGGGTGAGCGTCGAGTTGGCCGCGCCGGTCCCGCTGTACGTTCTGCTCTCCGCCGTGTTGGCGGTGCTGGCGCCGGTGCGTCCGCTGCCTCGACCGGCGAGCGCCGACGTGACCGCGATCGGCGTCGTACCGGCCTGGTTGCCGCTGACCGCCAACCACTCGGTGGCCGGGCAACTCGCGGTCAATCCGGAGATCCGGGGGTACGACGTGGTGCTCGCCCCGGATGCGGCGGCGCTTGCCGCCGGGCCGGATCTGGTGGGCGTCGCGGTGACCGCCGGGGACACCGGTGCCCGGGTGACGAACCGCCAGCCGGTGGTGTTGATCGATCCGGCGGTGGCCAACCCGATCGGTCGGGGCCGCCGGTACGGCCCGGCGGAACCGACCGGGGTGCTGGAGTTGCGGTCGGGCGAGCCGGCACCGGGTTGGTCGGTGCGGGCCGCCGATGCCCCGAGCGGGTCGGTGCCGCTCGCGCAGGGCCGGCTCGACGGCGTACCGCTGTCCGGCGACCAGTTGGCCGCCGTACGCCGGTTCGGGCAGTTGATCTGTCCGGAGGTCCCGGCGACGGAGCCGGCAGCGGAGGCGGTGTTGTTGGCGCAGTTGGCGGCGACCGGTGCGGTGCTGCGGCTGCCGCAGGTGCCGCCGTCGGTCGCCGACCGGCTCGCGGAGCCGTTGCTGGAGTTGATCGGCAGCGACCTGCCGGGGGTCGGCGCGGATCCGTTGGAGTGGGAGATCCGCAGTGTCCGGCAGCGGTCGGCGGCGCTGCGTGGGCATGCCGCCGCGTTCGCCGCCGGTGATGTCACCGCCGGGGCCTTTCCCTCGTTGGCGGCGCCGCCGTCGGTGAGCGCGGTGCTGGTCACCCGCCGGCCGGAGTATCTGCCGGAGGTGGTGCGCCAACTCGCCGGGCAGAGCTACCCGGAGCTGGAGATCGTGCTCTGCCTGCACGGCATCGAGTTGGCCGCCGACGTGCGGTCGCGGCTGGCCGAGTGCGGGCGGCCGATCCAGATCTTCAGCGCACCCGCCGGGTTCAGTTTCGGTGAGGTGATGGGTGCGGCGACCGCCCGGGCCCGGGGCAGTCTGGTCACCAAGGTGGACGACGACGACGTGTACGGACCGGAGCACGTCTGGGATCTGGTGTTGGCCCGGGAGTTCTCCGGGGCGACGTTGGTCGGTAAGGCGGCCGAGTTCGTGGTGCTACAGACCTTGGGCGTGACGGTACGCCGGGCGGCGGTGCCGCCGGAGGCGTACGGCGCCCCGGTCGCGGGCGGCACGATGTTGATGGCGCGCGGTGACCTGGAGGCGGTCGGTGGGTGGCGGCCGGTGCCCCGCTCGGTGGATCGCGGGTTGATGGACCGGGTGCTGCGGGCCGGTGGGCTGATCTACCGGACCCATCCGCTGGGTTACCTGTACGAGCGACGGGCTGCGGGGCACACCTGGGACGCCGGGCTCGACTATTTTCTTCGCCGCGCGGGCCAGCAGTGGGACGGGGTGCCCCGGCATCGGGAGTTCGGCACGGCACCACAGGTACCGCAGGGTGCCGGTCAGCGCCGGTAG
- a CDS encoding alpha/beta fold hydrolase, translating to MATFVLIPGGGTDPWYWRRLVDELHARGHEPIAVDLPCDDDKAGWVEYADAVVAAIGGRTDVVLVAHSLAGFTAPLVADRVPVRLLVLLTAMVPVPGETGGDWWANTGHAAALAEQAAREGRPAGEDAFALFTHGMPDDLVAEVLRHDREQSGTPFGQPWPLPAWPDVPTRFVLCRDDRFFPAEFVRRVVGERLGVVPDEIGGGHLAALTHHRELADQLESYLG from the coding sequence TTGGCGACGTTCGTTCTCATCCCGGGTGGCGGCACCGATCCGTGGTACTGGCGCCGGCTGGTCGACGAGTTGCACGCCCGTGGGCACGAGCCGATCGCCGTCGACCTGCCGTGCGACGACGACAAGGCCGGCTGGGTGGAGTACGCCGACGCGGTCGTCGCCGCGATCGGGGGCCGTACCGACGTCGTGTTGGTGGCGCATTCGCTCGCCGGGTTCACCGCACCGCTGGTCGCCGACCGGGTGCCGGTCCGCCTGCTTGTCCTGTTGACGGCGATGGTCCCGGTGCCGGGTGAGACCGGCGGCGACTGGTGGGCGAACACCGGCCACGCCGCCGCGCTGGCCGAGCAGGCCGCCCGCGAGGGCCGCCCGGCGGGCGAGGACGCGTTCGCGTTGTTCACCCACGGCATGCCGGACGACCTAGTCGCCGAGGTGCTGCGCCACGACCGTGAGCAGTCCGGTACGCCGTTCGGCCAGCCGTGGCCGTTGCCGGCCTGGCCGGATGTGCCGACCCGGTTCGTGCTCTGCCGCGACGATCGCTTCTTCCCGGCCGAGTTCGTCCGCCGGGTCGTGGGTGAGCGGCTCGGCGTCGTTCCCGACGAGATCGGTGGCGGGCACCTGGCGGCGCTCACCCATCATCGTGAGTTGGCCGACCAACTGGAGTCGTACCTGGGCTGA
- a CDS encoding DUF397 domain-containing protein has translation MTELAWKKSTRSNAGGDCVEVATPTRAVLVRDSKDQTGPILSFDTTQWAGFVDGIKADKLHP, from the coding sequence ATGACCGAACTCGCGTGGAAGAAGAGCACCCGCAGCAACGCCGGCGGGGACTGCGTCGAGGTCGCCACCCCCACCCGGGCCGTCCTGGTGCGCGACAGCAAGGACCAGACCGGCCCGATCCTGTCGTTCGACACCACCCAGTGGGCCGGCTTCGTCGACGGCATCAAGGCCGACAAACTCCACCCCTGA
- a CDS encoding S8 family peptidase: protein MNLLRRVVVVGATALAMVAAATAPVTAAEPEGTIRHAGGSTAVPDSYIVVFKESAVGRGQVTDTARTLASQQGGKVARTYTAALRGFEITASARQAARIAAHPAVDYVEQNHTVELAGTQPNPPSWGLDRIDQRALPLNNSYTYPNTASNVHAYIIDTGIRFSHSDFGGRAVTGFDAVDGGAADDCNGHGTHVAGTVGGTAYGVAKGVTLVGVRVLNCSGSGTNAGVIGGVDWVTANAVKPAVANMSLGGGANTSLDTAVRNSITTGITYILAAGNSSANACNSSPSRVTEAITVGSTTNTDARSSFSNFGTCLDIFAPGSSITAPWHTSDSATNTISGTSMAAPHVAGAAALVASANPSWTPQQVRDFLYNNATVDAVGNPGTGSPNRLLYVVNDGTPPANDFSVSVTPASGSTAPGGSVSATVATSTTSGSAQSVALTASGLPSGATASFSPSTVTSGGSSSLTIATSASTPAGTYPITVTGTGASATRTAAFSLTVTGTGGGGCSGTNGTDVAIPDAGTAVTSSIVISGCARNASTSSTVDVNIQHTYRGDLVIDLLAPDGSSFRLKSWAFFDGADNVITTYTVNLSSEAANGTWRLQVRDVFSGDTGYINTWTLTL from the coding sequence ATGAATCTCCTCCGCAGAGTCGTCGTGGTCGGCGCCACCGCGCTGGCCATGGTGGCCGCCGCCACCGCACCGGTCACCGCCGCCGAACCGGAAGGAACCATCCGCCATGCCGGCGGATCCACCGCCGTACCGGACAGCTACATCGTGGTGTTCAAAGAGAGCGCGGTCGGTCGCGGCCAGGTCACCGACACCGCCCGTACGTTGGCCAGCCAACAGGGAGGCAAGGTCGCCCGCACCTACACCGCAGCCCTACGCGGCTTCGAGATCACGGCGAGCGCCCGACAGGCCGCCCGGATCGCGGCCCACCCGGCAGTCGACTACGTCGAGCAGAACCACACCGTCGAACTCGCCGGCACCCAGCCCAACCCACCATCCTGGGGGCTGGACCGGATCGACCAGCGCGCCCTGCCGCTGAACAACTCGTACACCTACCCCAACACCGCGTCCAACGTGCACGCATACATCATCGACACCGGCATCCGGTTCAGCCACAGCGACTTCGGCGGCCGGGCCGTCACCGGCTTCGACGCCGTCGACGGCGGAGCAGCCGACGACTGCAACGGCCACGGCACCCACGTCGCCGGCACCGTCGGCGGCACCGCGTACGGCGTCGCCAAGGGCGTCACCCTGGTCGGCGTACGGGTGCTGAACTGCTCCGGCAGCGGCACCAACGCCGGCGTCATCGGCGGCGTCGACTGGGTGACCGCCAACGCCGTCAAGCCGGCCGTGGCGAACATGAGCCTCGGTGGCGGCGCGAACACCTCGCTGGACACCGCGGTCCGCAACTCGATCACCACCGGCATCACCTACATCCTGGCCGCCGGCAACAGCTCCGCGAACGCCTGCAACAGCTCACCGTCCCGGGTCACCGAAGCCATCACCGTCGGCTCCACCACCAACACCGACGCCCGGTCCAGCTTCTCCAACTTCGGCACCTGCCTGGACATCTTCGCGCCCGGCTCGTCGATAACCGCCCCGTGGCACACCAGCGACAGCGCCACCAACACCATCAGCGGTACGTCGATGGCCGCCCCGCACGTCGCCGGCGCCGCGGCCCTGGTCGCCTCGGCCAACCCGAGCTGGACCCCGCAGCAGGTCCGCGACTTCCTCTACAACAACGCCACCGTCGACGCGGTCGGCAACCCGGGCACCGGCTCGCCGAACCGGCTGCTCTACGTGGTCAACGACGGCACCCCACCGGCGAACGACTTCTCCGTGTCGGTCACCCCGGCATCCGGCTCGACCGCCCCCGGCGGCTCGGTGTCGGCGACCGTCGCGACCAGCACCACCTCCGGGTCGGCGCAGTCGGTGGCACTGACCGCCAGCGGCCTGCCGAGCGGGGCGACGGCCAGCTTCAGCCCGTCGACCGTCACCTCAGGCGGCTCGTCCAGCCTGACCATCGCCACCTCGGCCAGCACCCCGGCCGGCACCTACCCGATCACCGTCACCGGGACCGGGGCATCGGCGACCCGGACGGCGGCGTTCAGCCTCACGGTGACCGGCACCGGCGGCGGAGGCTGCTCCGGCACCAACGGCACCGACGTCGCCATCCCGGACGCCGGAACGGCGGTGACCAGCAGCATCGTGATCAGCGGCTGCGCCCGCAACGCGTCGACGTCGTCGACCGTCGACGTCAACATCCAGCACACCTACCGCGGTGACCTGGTCATCGACCTGCTCGCACCGGACGGCTCGTCCTTCCGGCTCAAGAGCTGGGCGTTCTTCGACGGCGCCGACAACGTGATCACCACCTACACCGTGAACCTCTCCTCGGAGGCGGCCAACGGCACCTGGCGGTTGCAGGTGCGCGACGTCTTCAGCGGTGACACCGGCTACATCAACACCTGGACCCTGACCCTGTAG
- a CDS encoding ATP-binding cassette domain-containing protein produces MPQHRSLPQHHQSPQHHPSPQVDPDTSTPARAAAQLTATGLTVTRGGRIVLHQVDLAVAAGTRLAVVGENGRGKTTLLHALAGRLSPDAGTVHLVGTLGIAEQELHAAPGVTVGHLLDAALAGPHAALADFEKAASALADGVPGADAAYAGALERCEAFDAWDADRRLQIALAELSACQDRHRALDALSVGQRYRIRLACLLGADLDLLLLDEPTNHLDAAGLDFLTRRLRSHRGGIVVVSHDRALLADVTTDTLDLDPSRDGRPRRYGGGYAGWRDGRARERARWEQEYAEQQDEQRRLQEALQQAQARLSTGWRPDKGTNKHQRQTRTPGVVQAVNRQRAALAAHEITVPEPPLELRVPPLGRRAGAQLVHAHDVTVTDRLTTPVSVTLDQGDRLLVTGPNGAGKSTLLAVLAGALAPTSGAVRRPPGTRVGLVAQESPRLPSAESAARAYDDHVARLVAHGQLAQAEAVSLAGLGLLDRQSRSTSVGRLSTGQLRRLELAMRLAERPDLLILDEPTNHLSITLVDELVAALDVTGAAVVIASHDRQLLRDLRHWPRLELCR; encoded by the coding sequence GTGCCTCAGCACCGCTCTTTGCCCCAGCACCACCAGTCACCCCAGCACCACCCATCGCCCCAGGTCGACCCGGATACCTCGACGCCTGCCCGGGCCGCAGCGCAGCTCACCGCCACCGGGCTGACCGTTACGCGCGGCGGACGGATCGTCCTGCACCAGGTCGATCTCGCCGTCGCCGCCGGCACCCGCCTGGCTGTCGTCGGCGAGAACGGACGCGGCAAGACGACCCTGCTGCACGCCCTCGCCGGGCGACTCAGCCCCGACGCCGGGACCGTGCATCTCGTCGGCACGCTCGGCATCGCCGAGCAGGAACTCCACGCCGCCCCCGGCGTGACCGTCGGGCACCTGCTCGACGCGGCGCTCGCCGGACCACACGCCGCGCTGGCTGACTTCGAGAAGGCAGCGAGCGCCCTCGCCGACGGTGTGCCGGGAGCCGACGCGGCGTATGCCGGCGCGCTGGAACGCTGCGAAGCCTTCGACGCCTGGGACGCCGACCGGCGGCTGCAGATCGCCCTCGCCGAGTTGAGCGCCTGCCAGGACCGCCACCGGGCGCTGGACGCCCTGTCGGTCGGGCAGCGGTACCGGATCCGGCTGGCCTGCCTGCTCGGTGCCGACCTCGACCTGCTGCTGCTCGACGAGCCCACCAACCACCTCGACGCCGCCGGGCTGGATTTCCTCACCCGCCGGCTCCGCAGCCACCGAGGCGGCATCGTCGTGGTCAGCCACGACCGCGCACTGCTCGCCGACGTCACGACCGACACCCTCGACCTTGACCCGAGCCGGGACGGTCGGCCGCGTCGCTACGGCGGCGGGTACGCCGGTTGGCGCGACGGCCGCGCCCGTGAGCGGGCCCGCTGGGAGCAGGAGTACGCGGAGCAGCAGGACGAACAGCGCCGGCTACAGGAAGCTCTGCAGCAGGCGCAAGCGCGGCTGAGCACCGGGTGGCGACCGGACAAGGGCACCAACAAGCACCAACGCCAGACCCGTACCCCGGGGGTGGTGCAGGCAGTGAACCGGCAACGCGCCGCGCTCGCCGCCCACGAGATCACCGTCCCCGAGCCGCCGCTGGAGTTGCGCGTACCGCCGCTCGGTCGACGCGCGGGCGCGCAACTGGTCCATGCGCACGACGTCACCGTGACCGACCGGCTCACCACGCCGGTCTCGGTGACCCTCGACCAGGGCGACCGGCTGCTCGTCACCGGACCGAACGGTGCCGGCAAGTCCACGCTGCTCGCCGTCCTCGCCGGCGCCCTGGCCCCGACGTCCGGTGCGGTACGCCGACCGCCGGGCACCCGAGTCGGGCTCGTCGCCCAGGAATCACCCCGGCTGCCCAGCGCCGAGTCGGCGGCCCGCGCATACGACGACCACGTCGCCCGGCTGGTCGCCCACGGGCAGCTGGCGCAGGCTGAGGCCGTCTCGCTGGCCGGTCTCGGCCTGCTCGACCGCCAATCCCGCAGTACGTCGGTGGGCCGGCTGTCCACGGGGCAGCTGCGTCGGCTGGAGCTCGCGATGCGGCTGGCCGAACGCCCCGACCTGCTGATCCTCGACGAGCCGACCAACCATCTGTCGATCACCCTCGTCGACGAGCTTGTCGCAGCCCTCGACGTCACCGGAGCGGCGGTGGTCATCGCCTCGCACGACCGCCAACTCCTGCGCGACCTGCGGCACTGGCCCCGACTGGAACTGTGCCGCTGA
- a CDS encoding AraC family transcriptional regulator, translating into MISALNRLVDLVEEHLTEEFDVDAFAGTLGTTEYHLRRMFSSLAGMPLSEYVRRRRMTVAAAEVVRSGDDLLSIAIRYGYGSTEAFGRAFRAVHGVGPSDVRRDGGPLRTQSQLRFRLTVEGSIPMDTRIVDRPAFRLAGHAARVPLIHHGVNPHIQQHITALPAQEHLRLKALSDTEPAGLLQVSDDVDPDATEGTELTYLHGVAVGADTSVPADLDSIEVPAGQWAVFRTAGSYPQALQQTWAATATEWFPSNPWRLRPGPSLVAVLDRAADFSTATCELWLPVEPA; encoded by the coding sequence GTGATCTCGGCACTCAACCGACTCGTCGACCTCGTCGAAGAACACCTCACCGAGGAGTTCGACGTCGACGCGTTCGCCGGCACGCTCGGCACGACCGAGTACCACCTGCGCCGGATGTTCTCGTCGCTGGCCGGAATGCCGCTGTCGGAGTACGTACGCCGACGCCGGATGACCGTCGCCGCTGCCGAGGTCGTCCGGAGCGGGGACGACCTGCTGAGCATTGCCATCAGGTACGGGTACGGCTCGACCGAGGCGTTCGGCCGGGCGTTCCGGGCGGTGCACGGAGTCGGCCCGAGCGATGTCCGCCGCGACGGAGGCCCCCTGCGTACGCAGTCACAGCTCAGGTTCCGCCTGACCGTCGAAGGGAGCATCCCGATGGACACCCGTATCGTCGACCGCCCCGCGTTCCGGCTCGCCGGACACGCCGCCCGGGTGCCGCTGATCCACCACGGCGTCAACCCGCACATTCAACAGCACATCACCGCGCTGCCGGCGCAGGAGCATCTGCGGCTGAAGGCGCTCAGCGACACCGAGCCGGCCGGCCTACTGCAGGTCAGTGATGATGTAGACCCGGACGCCACCGAGGGCACCGAACTCACCTACCTGCACGGGGTCGCCGTCGGCGCGGACACATCGGTGCCCGCCGACCTCGACAGCATCGAGGTGCCGGCCGGCCAGTGGGCGGTCTTCCGTACCGCCGGGTCTTATCCGCAGGCGCTGCAGCAGACCTGGGCGGCGACCGCGACGGAGTGGTTCCCGTCGAATCCCTGGCGGCTGCGGCCGGGGCCGTCGTTGGTCGCGGTGCTCGACCGCGCGGCCGACTTCAGCACCGCGACCTGCGAGTTGTGGCTGCCGGTCGAACCGGCGTGA